One window of Thermocoleostomius sinensis A174 genomic DNA carries:
- a CDS encoding NUDIX hydrolase, whose protein sequence is MSERWLEWAQKLQAIAQNGLTYSENPFDIDRYQQIQALAAEILSAHTDADPGYFLDLFAQETGYATPKVDVRAAVFQADQILLVQERLDGGRWTLPGGWVDVGESPSVAVEREVWEETGYEVKALKLAALYDRSHPRHGHPPFIHHTYKVFFLCDLWGGTPTESYETGKSAFFKESEIPELSLTRVVPSQIARLFEHHRHPDWPTDFD, encoded by the coding sequence ATGAGTGAACGGTGGTTGGAATGGGCCCAAAAGCTGCAAGCGATTGCCCAAAACGGTTTAACCTATAGCGAAAATCCTTTTGATATCGATCGCTATCAACAAATTCAAGCATTAGCGGCTGAGATTTTGTCTGCCCATACTGACGCAGACCCTGGTTATTTTTTAGATTTGTTTGCGCAAGAAACGGGATACGCTACGCCCAAAGTGGATGTACGTGCTGCCGTGTTTCAAGCAGACCAAATTCTGTTGGTGCAGGAACGGTTAGATGGAGGGCGTTGGACGTTACCGGGTGGTTGGGTAGATGTAGGTGAATCACCTAGCGTGGCTGTGGAGCGGGAAGTCTGGGAAGAAACGGGCTATGAAGTTAAAGCCTTAAAATTAGCGGCATTGTACGATCGCAGCCATCCCCGCCATGGTCATCCACCGTTTATTCATCACACCTATAAAGTATTTTTCCTCTGTGATCTATGGGGTGGCACCCCCACCGAAAGCTATGAAACTGGAAAATCAGCCTTTTTTAAGGAGTCCGAGATTCCAGAGCTTTCCTTGACGCGGGTTGTGCCTTCGCAAATCGCACGCTTATTTGAACATCATCGTCATCCAGATTGGCCCACTGATTTTGATTAA
- a CDS encoding PIN/TRAM domain-containing protein, with translation MLDAIIILSFIITGAGIGFYGVELLPSDVLNQVTSLEGLSFVTAGFGALIGLAVGLVAQTAYRRVERQVREMPVDILLSRSVGLVLGLLVANLMLAPIFLLPIPREFAFIKPLAAILGSVMFAFSGINLADIHGRTLLRLINPNSVESMLVAEGTLKPATTKILDTSCIIDGRIEDLLSTGFLEGQILIPQFVLQELQTVADASNDQKRAKGRRGLDILNRMQSTFPERIIIHPADYDDVATVDAKLIRLAQEINATLLTNDYNLNKVASLQRVNVLNINDLAQSMRPAYLPGDLIDLKILKQGKEPAQGVGYLEDGTMVVVEEGGSYIGDEVSVIVTGALQTSAGRMIFARPEASVMA, from the coding sequence ATGCTTGATGCCATCATTATTTTGTCATTCATCATAACAGGGGCAGGAATCGGCTTTTATGGCGTTGAACTGTTACCCAGTGATGTTTTAAATCAGGTGACAAGCCTGGAAGGGCTAAGCTTCGTGACAGCGGGATTTGGTGCATTAATTGGGTTGGCTGTGGGGTTGGTCGCTCAAACAGCCTATCGTCGAGTAGAGCGCCAAGTTCGAGAAATGCCAGTCGATATTCTATTGAGCCGATCGGTTGGTTTGGTATTGGGTTTGCTGGTGGCAAATCTGATGCTTGCCCCCATTTTTCTGCTTCCCATTCCACGCGAATTTGCCTTTATCAAGCCGCTAGCTGCCATTTTAGGCAGCGTCATGTTTGCCTTTTCCGGAATTAACCTGGCAGACATCCACGGACGCACCCTGCTGCGCTTAATCAACCCCAATAGCGTTGAGAGTATGCTGGTGGCCGAGGGAACCTTAAAACCAGCCACCACAAAAATTCTCGACACCAGTTGCATTATTGACGGTCGCATTGAGGACTTGCTGAGTACAGGATTTTTGGAAGGGCAAATTCTGATTCCGCAATTTGTCCTACAAGAACTGCAAACTGTGGCCGATGCCTCAAACGACCAAAAGCGGGCCAAGGGACGGCGCGGTCTAGATATCTTAAACCGGATGCAAAGCACATTCCCAGAGCGGATTATTATTCATCCGGCAGACTACGACGATGTCGCGACTGTTGATGCCAAGCTAATTCGCCTTGCTCAAGAAATTAATGCGACCTTGTTAACCAACGACTATAACTTGAACAAAGTGGCGAGTTTGCAGCGCGTGAATGTTCTCAACATCAACGATTTAGCCCAGTCTATGCGACCTGCATATTTGCCAGGTGACCTCATCGATCTCAAGATTCTTAAGCAAGGTAAGGAACCAGCTCAAGGGGTGGGGTATCTCGAAGACGGAACGATGGTAGTGGTCGAGGAAGGCGGCAGCTACATTGGCGACGAAGTCTCTGTTATTGTTACTGGAGCGTTACAAACCTCGGCTGGACGCATGATTTTTGCTCGTCCAGAAGCATCGGTGATGGCATAG
- the hemW gene encoding radical SAM family heme chaperone HemW gives MQLLSFDRLEPWQVPTAAYVHIPFCRRRCYYCDFPISVVGDRPPLSRRQAQAEQEFGTIAEYVEMLCREIAMVQADEPLETVFFGGGTPSLLTVEQLEKILSTLDQHIGITRQAEISIEIDPGTFDRSRLQGYKAAGVNRVSLGVQAFQSELLAACGRTHTLDDIETAVEWIHQVGITNFSIDLISGLPHLTLENWQDSLQRAIAFAPTHVSVYDLTVEPGTAFDRWYKAGTAPLPTDELTAQMYRIAQATLTCVGYEHYEISNYAKPGYQCRHNRVYWENRSYYGFGMAAASYVNGQRFTRPRKRREYYEWVQALQQRQGAIDCPVVSLDEQLLDTLMLGLRLADGLAIDPLVVRFGKDTIQQVLDCLQLYLQQGWVELLDQTGQPIEFTRQSENPSGELPEIDRIRLSDPEGFLFSNVVLTALFEQRT, from the coding sequence ATGCAACTGCTGAGTTTTGACCGTTTAGAGCCATGGCAAGTCCCAACGGCTGCTTATGTCCATATTCCCTTTTGTCGGCGGCGTTGCTATTATTGTGACTTTCCGATTTCGGTGGTAGGCGATCGCCCGCCCCTGTCTCGTCGGCAAGCTCAAGCGGAGCAAGAATTTGGTACGATTGCTGAATATGTCGAGATGCTGTGCCGAGAGATTGCAATGGTACAAGCAGATGAACCCCTGGAAACGGTGTTCTTTGGCGGCGGCACGCCTTCGCTGTTGACGGTTGAGCAACTCGAAAAAATTTTGTCCACCCTTGATCAACATATTGGAATTACACGACAGGCAGAAATTTCGATTGAAATCGATCCTGGCACATTTGATCGATCGCGACTGCAAGGTTATAAAGCAGCGGGGGTCAATCGCGTTAGCTTGGGTGTGCAAGCGTTTCAATCAGAACTGTTAGCCGCTTGTGGCCGTACCCACACGCTCGATGATATTGAAACGGCGGTGGAGTGGATTCATCAAGTGGGGATAACAAACTTCAGCATCGATCTGATTTCTGGATTACCGCACTTGACCTTAGAGAACTGGCAGGATTCGCTGCAACGTGCCATTGCATTCGCCCCCACCCATGTTTCAGTTTATGACTTAACGGTGGAACCGGGAACTGCCTTCGATCGCTGGTATAAAGCAGGTACGGCTCCGTTACCTACGGATGAACTGACCGCGCAAATGTATCGCATTGCCCAAGCGACCCTTACTTGTGTAGGCTATGAGCATTACGAAATCTCGAACTATGCCAAACCAGGTTATCAGTGCCGTCACAATCGTGTCTATTGGGAGAATCGATCCTACTACGGCTTTGGCATGGCAGCGGCAAGTTATGTTAACGGGCAACGCTTCACCCGTCCGCGTAAACGACGAGAGTATTACGAGTGGGTTCAAGCCTTACAACAGCGCCAAGGGGCGATCGATTGTCCAGTAGTTTCTCTTGACGAACAACTGCTGGATACATTGATGCTGGGCTTGCGCCTTGCGGATGGATTGGCAATTGATCCGCTAGTGGTACGGTTTGGCAAAGACACCATTCAGCAAGTTCTAGATTGTTTGCAACTGTATCTTCAGCAAGGCTGGGTGGAGTTGCTAGACCAAACTGGACAGCCGATCGAGTTCACAAGGCAGAGCGAAAACCCATCTGGGGAACTACCTGAAATCGATCGAATTCGTCTCAGCGATCCAGAAGGGTTTCTTTTCTCGAACGTGGTGCTAACAGCGCTATTTGAGCAGAGAACCTAG
- the nei gene encoding endonuclease VIII has translation MPEGPEIKRAADDITDAIGHEIVTDIFFAFDHLKVYESVLQGQTIVSVKSKGKALLIRFDNQLSIYSHNQLYGKWIIRKAHSYPKTNRQLRLAIHNTKKSALLYSASEIAVLTEAEVATYPFLSQLGLDVLDDATTVDQVIQRFTLKPFSRRRLSGLLLDQRFLCGLGNYLRSEVLFVAKVPPIHRPLDCSSEQIAQLAAAAIALPHQSYNHRGITTDLQLAQYLKEQGHPRKAYRHWVFNRWGKPCYVCGTAIVKEVLSGRRLYYCPYCQRSDDEG, from the coding sequence ATGCCAGAAGGACCTGAAATTAAACGAGCCGCAGACGACATTACTGACGCGATCGGTCACGAAATTGTCACTGATATCTTCTTTGCGTTTGATCACCTTAAAGTCTATGAATCTGTTTTACAAGGTCAAACGATCGTTTCTGTAAAATCTAAAGGAAAGGCACTTTTAATTCGCTTCGATAATCAACTCAGCATCTATAGTCATAATCAACTGTATGGTAAATGGATCATCCGCAAAGCCCACTCCTATCCGAAAACCAATCGCCAGTTGCGGCTAGCCATTCACAATACTAAAAAATCGGCCCTACTCTATAGCGCCTCAGAGATTGCTGTGCTCACTGAGGCTGAAGTGGCTACCTATCCGTTTCTAAGCCAACTTGGATTAGACGTGCTAGATGATGCAACCACGGTAGACCAAGTGATTCAACGTTTTACCCTTAAACCGTTTTCGCGACGCCGCTTAAGTGGGCTTTTGCTCGATCAACGATTTCTCTGCGGACTAGGAAACTATTTGCGCAGCGAAGTGTTGTTCGTTGCTAAAGTGCCACCCATCCACCGCCCACTCGATTGTTCCTCTGAACAGATTGCTCAACTTGCTGCCGCCGCGATCGCCCTACCCCATCAGTCCTATAATCATCGTGGTATCACCACGGATTTGCAGCTAGCTCAATACTTGAAGGAACAGGGACACCCCCGCAAAGCCTATCGTCACTGGGTATTTAATCGTTGGGGCAAACCGTGCTACGTCTGTGGAACAGCGATCGTTAAGGAAGTCCTAAGTGGACGACGATTGTATTATTGTCCTTACTGTCAACGATCGGATGATGAGGGGTAA
- a CDS encoding DEAD/DEAH box helicase: MTLSFHSLGLSEARVRHLEKVGFTVPTAIQTQAIPHLLSGRDVVGQAQTGTGKTAAFSLPILERINLNNGAVQALILTPTRELAIQVYQSIRAFNHDKRLHVLPIYGGQSIDIQIRRLQRGSQIVVGTPGRVLDLLNRGDLRLDQLNWIVLDEADEMLNMGFIQDVEKILSQAPAERQTAFFSATMDPSIRELAAKFLRSPVTVTVEQPKAAPARINQVAYIVPRGWTKARALQPILEMEDPESALIFVRTRKAAAELTRQLQAAGHSVDEYHGDLSQSQRERLLLRFRQRQVRWVVATDIAARGLHVEDLTHVINYDLPDSAESYVHRIGRTGRAGKEGTAISIIHPLDKRKLRDIERHIRQRLEIGTIPTRAEIEARHLQKLQDRLRETLSSERIASFLPIVAQLSEEIEPHMIAAAALQMAYDQTRPTWMRLEPNYEEVPVDEPRSSRSYPSKSKPIKRKAPVSS; this comes from the coding sequence ATGACTCTTTCATTTCATAGCCTTGGTCTATCTGAAGCCAGAGTTCGCCACCTAGAAAAAGTTGGGTTTACTGTTCCAACCGCGATTCAGACACAGGCGATTCCACATTTGTTGTCCGGACGAGATGTCGTTGGACAAGCTCAAACGGGAACTGGCAAAACAGCCGCTTTCTCGCTGCCAATTTTAGAGCGCATCAACTTAAATAATGGTGCGGTTCAAGCTTTAATTCTGACTCCGACTCGTGAATTAGCTATTCAGGTTTATCAATCCATTCGGGCTTTTAATCACGATAAACGGCTGCATGTACTGCCAATTTATGGGGGGCAGTCGATCGATATTCAAATTCGGCGGTTGCAGCGTGGCTCTCAAATTGTAGTGGGCACACCAGGACGAGTTCTAGATTTACTCAATCGCGGTGATTTACGCCTCGATCAGTTGAACTGGATTGTGTTGGATGAAGCCGACGAAATGCTAAACATGGGCTTTATTCAAGACGTAGAAAAAATTCTTAGCCAAGCCCCAGCAGAACGGCAAACTGCGTTCTTCTCGGCCACCATGGACCCCTCTATTCGGGAACTGGCCGCTAAGTTTTTGCGATCGCCCGTCACGGTTACAGTTGAGCAACCCAAAGCGGCGCCAGCCCGGATCAACCAAGTTGCCTATATTGTGCCGCGTGGGTGGACGAAGGCTCGCGCACTTCAACCCATTTTGGAAATGGAAGATCCGGAATCGGCATTGATCTTTGTGCGCACTCGCAAGGCAGCGGCAGAACTAACGCGTCAACTTCAGGCGGCGGGACACAGCGTTGACGAATATCATGGCGATCTCAGTCAGTCGCAACGAGAGCGGTTGTTGTTAAGATTCCGGCAACGACAAGTGCGCTGGGTGGTTGCCACCGATATTGCGGCTCGTGGCTTGCATGTGGAAGATTTGACCCATGTGATTAACTACGATCTGCCTGATAGCGCTGAAAGCTATGTGCACCGCATTGGACGGACTGGACGAGCCGGCAAAGAAGGAACCGCAATCTCGATCATTCATCCATTAGACAAGCGTAAATTGCGCGATATTGAGCGACACATTCGCCAACGTTTGGAAATTGGTACAATTCCAACCCGGGCTGAAATTGAGGCGCGCCATCTACAGAAATTGCAAGATCGTTTGCGGGAAACGCTTTCTAGTGAGCGCATTGCCTCCTTTTTGCCGATTGTAGCCCAACTCAGCGAAGAGATCGAGCCTCACATGATTGCGGCAGCGGCTCTGCAAATGGCCTATGACCAAACACGTCCTACTTGGATGCGGTTGGAACCAAATTACGAAGAAGTGCCCGTCGATGAACCTCGTTCGTCCCGTTCTTATCCCTCTAAATCCAAGCCAATTAAGCGCAAAGCTCCTGTTTCTTCCTAG
- a CDS encoding PPC domain-containing protein has product MLPMPKPNKNCKLHGFLLKNATLQSWLTVSVLLIQGLSSPRVIAQDFGGEFNEIDRAPAEVAPQPEIIPPEPPAIQPAETFDFPPEPAPIEPAFVEPAPVDPGPVAPVQPPVQAAPAPEPPPRPVAGPPSQPVLTKISIGDVVPGVLGRADYLDEQNRRVEVYQFTGRANESIVITLTNSNDPRPNGLSLNPYMRVLNLSAPEDQQYLGGTITPGEARIPTENPLIPVDNQLFLRLPETGEYGIVVYTDPGMEGRYGLQVSRDRTRYFVDTAGVLSDENATLDIDNSPFSTAQFSGNRGQTVHINLTSPDFDPYIFLVNAEGEVIAEDDNSGGNLNARISIELPEDGQYYVIVNSRNATGRGRYRLTIY; this is encoded by the coding sequence ATGTTGCCGATGCCAAAACCAAATAAAAATTGCAAACTTCACGGCTTTCTCTTAAAGAATGCAACACTTCAATCTTGGCTGACAGTCAGTGTTCTTTTAATTCAAGGGCTTTCAAGTCCCAGGGTTATCGCTCAAGACTTTGGCGGCGAATTCAATGAAATCGATCGAGCACCCGCCGAAGTCGCGCCCCAACCAGAAATTATTCCCCCAGAACCGCCAGCGATTCAACCGGCTGAAACGTTTGATTTCCCTCCAGAACCAGCCCCCATTGAGCCAGCGTTTGTTGAGCCAGCGCCCGTTGATCCGGGGCCTGTTGCACCAGTTCAGCCCCCTGTTCAAGCTGCCCCTGCACCAGAGCCTCCTCCGCGACCTGTTGCTGGCCCGCCCAGTCAGCCAGTTCTTACCAAAATCAGCATTGGAGACGTGGTGCCGGGAGTGTTGGGACGAGCCGATTATCTGGATGAACAAAATCGCCGCGTCGAAGTATATCAGTTCACCGGTCGTGCTAACGAATCGATCGTCATCACCTTGACGAACAGTAATGATCCGCGTCCCAATGGCTTAAGCCTCAACCCCTATATGCGAGTGCTCAATCTGTCTGCGCCTGAAGACCAACAGTATCTTGGTGGGACAATCACCCCTGGGGAGGCTCGCATTCCTACTGAGAATCCCCTCATTCCAGTAGACAATCAGCTTTTCCTGCGGCTACCAGAAACGGGCGAGTATGGCATTGTGGTTTATACAGACCCTGGCATGGAAGGACGCTATGGACTTCAAGTCAGCCGCGATCGAACGCGCTACTTTGTTGATACCGCAGGTGTCCTTTCGGACGAAAATGCGACCCTTGACATCGATAATAGCCCCTTCAGTACGGCTCAGTTTTCTGGTAATCGTGGACAAACAGTTCATATTAATCTCACTAGCCCTGACTTTGACCCCTATATCTTCTTGGTCAATGCAGAGGGAGAGGTAATTGCCGAAGACGACAACAGCGGCGGTAATTTAAACGCTCGCATTTCGATAGAACTCCCTGAGGATGGTCAATATTATGTGATTGTGAACTCACGCAACGCTACTGGACGGGGGCGCTACCGGTTAACGATTTACTAA
- a CDS encoding 3'-5' exonuclease, protein MLSTQLLTHYRQLSQQPFTVVDVETTGRYPSHDRVIELSVLRATLVDGILQQQTDLVNPQMRIPSNIIQFTGITQKMVEYVPAAAEIFPSYWPLLNAGVLTAHNLEFDYPFLQAEYDRLGTVFNRPESQQLCTVQLSRLMLPDLPSRRLPKLVKHFRFNVDTSHRAEADALACWLLLERLLTEILNESDEVLLARFAKQWMPLKYAAKLLGCSPQEGQIRLNMAGISSRFVGRGKMGTFMYRRGEVEQVFYEQLGNAQLTSF, encoded by the coding sequence ATGTTGTCTACTCAACTTCTAACTCACTACCGCCAGTTAAGTCAGCAACCCTTCACGGTTGTAGATGTGGAAACAACGGGTCGATATCCCAGCCACGATCGCGTGATAGAGCTTTCGGTTCTTCGCGCGACGCTGGTTGATGGTATTTTGCAACAACAAACCGATTTGGTTAATCCACAAATGCGCATTCCTAGCAATATCATTCAATTCACAGGGATTACGCAAAAAATGGTGGAGTATGTGCCAGCGGCGGCTGAAATCTTTCCCTCCTACTGGCCGCTGTTGAATGCTGGCGTGCTCACGGCCCACAACTTAGAGTTTGACTACCCCTTTCTGCAAGCAGAGTACGATCGCCTAGGGACTGTTTTTAACCGACCGGAATCGCAACAACTCTGTACAGTGCAGTTGTCGCGGCTAATGCTGCCCGATCTGCCCTCGCGCCGTTTACCAAAACTCGTCAAACATTTTCGATTCAACGTCGATACCTCCCATCGAGCAGAAGCCGATGCCTTGGCCTGCTGGTTACTACTAGAGCGGTTGCTAACCGAAATCTTAAATGAATCCGATGAGGTACTATTAGCTCGTTTCGCCAAGCAATGGATGCCGCTGAAATATGCTGCCAAGTTATTGGGTTGCTCACCTCAGGAAGGGCAAATTCGCTTAAATATGGCAGGTATCTCTTCTCGGTTTGTGGGGCGTGGCAAAATGGGGACGTTCATGTATCGTCGTGGCGAGGTAGAGCAAGTATTTTACGAACAACTAGGTAATGCTCAATTAACGTCTTTCTGA
- a CDS encoding serine/threonine protein kinase → MTPPTILNHRYRVVRVLASGGFGDTFLAEDSFLPSKRLCVIKQLKLLSNNSQVYEIVQARFQREAAILEELGRASSQIPELYAYFEESGRFYLVQEWIEGQTLASKVRREGVVSEFAVKQLLEKTLPVLGHIHNRGIIHRDIKPDNVILRHSDGLPVLIDFGAVKESVGTMVNSQGQTVSSIVIGTPGYMPPEQGVGRPLFSSDLYSLGLTCIYLLTGKQPQELPTNHHTGEFAAWRTYAPTVSDQLTEILDRSIRYHPRDRFVTAQDMLAALQATMAPATVMAPVVVVSPTGATVTPVPPVASIPPTHPHLSVPPVAPSPSLPSTPPTSLVSPSVPPTQVRPASDRPSERSARALVAAGMTATLVAISTGGLYYYLQQIRPQQQVQAKLEELEMFQSQGDYQSCLSAARSLQSTVQSGFSEDLRAQVTSIANTCASAQDRATLQAAVNIASQANPNWQQAIDKAREIPETSVIYPDAEKFIHGWQKNVLQNYLQNEVPQRYPRLSETLPSFKLAVEEVTSEQVTVSYDSASNPRRAEPESIRRTTALLMELLRGNGEEVAPVYTDFTQLVIYPRQGDQQGILRSDYWQTYLTEKGAGRSLAELQDRLKAQIQVANR, encoded by the coding sequence ATGACGCCCCCTACGATTCTGAACCATCGATATCGAGTTGTTCGGGTCTTAGCCAGCGGTGGTTTTGGTGACACCTTTCTGGCTGAGGATAGCTTCTTGCCATCGAAGCGCCTTTGTGTCATCAAACAACTCAAACTACTGAGCAATAATTCGCAGGTTTATGAGATTGTTCAGGCAAGATTTCAACGCGAAGCAGCAATTTTAGAAGAACTAGGACGAGCAAGCAGCCAAATTCCAGAATTGTATGCTTATTTTGAGGAGTCCGGTCGATTTTATCTGGTTCAAGAGTGGATTGAAGGACAAACCCTTGCTTCCAAGGTGCGTCGTGAAGGGGTAGTGAGTGAGTTTGCCGTTAAACAACTGTTAGAGAAAACGTTACCCGTACTGGGGCATATTCACAATCGCGGCATCATTCATCGAGATATCAAGCCGGATAATGTGATTTTGCGCCACAGCGACGGCTTGCCTGTTCTCATCGATTTTGGTGCCGTGAAAGAGTCGGTGGGAACCATGGTAAATTCCCAAGGTCAAACCGTTAGCTCGATCGTGATTGGCACTCCCGGCTACATGCCGCCCGAGCAAGGCGTTGGTCGCCCTCTGTTCTCGAGTGATCTCTACAGCTTAGGGCTGACTTGCATTTACTTATTAACCGGAAAACAGCCGCAAGAGTTGCCCACTAATCACCACACGGGTGAGTTTGCAGCGTGGCGGACCTATGCTCCTACTGTTAGCGACCAGTTAACCGAAATTCTAGACCGATCGATTCGATATCATCCCCGCGATCGGTTTGTGACTGCCCAAGATATGTTGGCAGCCCTACAAGCAACAATGGCTCCCGCGACCGTAATGGCTCCAGTTGTTGTCGTATCCCCAACGGGTGCAACTGTGACTCCAGTTCCTCCTGTGGCTTCTATTCCGCCTACCCATCCCCATTTGTCCGTGCCTCCCGTAGCTCCATCTCCATCATTGCCATCAACCCCGCCTACTTCTCTGGTCTCTCCTTCAGTCCCACCTACCCAAGTCCGCCCCGCTTCAGACCGTCCTTCAGAGCGATCTGCCCGAGCGTTGGTTGCAGCAGGAATGACAGCGACGCTGGTTGCTATTTCCACAGGGGGGTTGTATTACTACTTGCAACAAATACGGCCTCAGCAACAAGTGCAGGCGAAGCTGGAAGAACTAGAGATGTTTCAGTCCCAGGGAGATTATCAGTCCTGTCTCAGTGCAGCCCGATCGCTACAAAGTACTGTCCAAAGCGGTTTTTCGGAAGATTTGCGTGCTCAGGTGACATCGATTGCAAATACGTGTGCGTCGGCGCAAGACCGAGCAACGCTGCAAGCCGCTGTCAATATTGCTTCTCAAGCCAACCCAAACTGGCAGCAGGCAATCGACAAAGCCCGAGAAATTCCTGAGACTTCTGTGATTTACCCAGATGCCGAGAAATTTATTCACGGCTGGCAGAAAAACGTGCTGCAAAATTATTTACAGAATGAGGTTCCTCAACGGTATCCTAGGCTTTCAGAAACCTTGCCTTCATTTAAGTTGGCTGTAGAAGAGGTGACATCTGAACAAGTAACCGTCAGCTATGACAGTGCTTCTAACCCTCGTCGGGCGGAACCAGAATCAATTCGGCGAACTACCGCTCTATTGATGGAATTATTGAGAGGAAATGGGGAAGAGGTAGCTCCTGTCTACACAGATTTCACTCAATTGGTCATTTATCCTCGGCAAGGGGATCAACAAGGAATCCTGCGCTCGGATTACTGGCAAACCTATCTCACCGAGAAAGGAGCAGGACGGTCGTTAGCTGAATTGCAAGACCGGCTAAAGGCCCAGATTCAAGTCGCCAACCGATGA
- a CDS encoding M48 family metalloprotease, giving the protein MLGINQLKTVALLGLLSGVIVLAGYYLVGNEQGLILGLIFAAFTSIGSWYYSDRAALASFQAQPLTREQAPDLYDMVAKLSDRAGIPMPKLFIAPSKSPNAFATGRDPNHATIAVTEGILELLSPDELEGVIAHELTHVKNRDTLIQAVAGTLAGAITFLGRILTFGALYGPVGPGNRRGNNPLGLLFLIILAPISATLIQLAISRTREYAADQGSAEITGNPLALVRALEKLQSMGQKVPIHGNPAFSPLLIINPLSADGLRSLFLTHPPTEDRIRRLQELAQQLQQQPQTAAA; this is encoded by the coding sequence ATGTTGGGAATTAATCAACTTAAAACGGTTGCACTCTTGGGCTTACTGAGTGGTGTAATTGTTTTGGCCGGCTATTATTTGGTCGGTAATGAACAGGGATTAATCCTTGGATTAATTTTTGCCGCCTTCACGTCGATCGGCTCCTGGTATTATTCCGATCGAGCCGCACTTGCTTCGTTTCAGGCGCAGCCCCTCACTCGTGAACAAGCTCCTGATCTCTATGATATGGTGGCAAAGTTAAGCGATCGGGCTGGAATTCCCATGCCGAAACTGTTTATTGCACCAAGTAAATCTCCGAATGCTTTTGCAACAGGGCGCGATCCCAATCATGCGACGATCGCAGTGACAGAGGGAATTTTAGAACTGCTTTCGCCTGACGAATTGGAAGGCGTGATTGCCCATGAATTAACCCATGTCAAAAATCGCGATACTTTGATTCAGGCTGTAGCTGGAACTTTGGCGGGTGCGATTACTTTTCTGGGTCGGATTCTCACCTTTGGGGCGCTATATGGGCCAGTTGGGCCAGGCAACCGTCGGGGTAATAATCCGCTGGGGCTATTGTTTCTAATTATCTTAGCTCCGATTTCTGCAACCTTAATTCAGCTTGCCATTTCTCGGACACGAGAATATGCTGCTGACCAGGGTTCCGCTGAAATTACGGGTAATCCATTGGCTCTGGTTAGGGCGCTAGAGAAGCTGCAATCCATGGGGCAGAAAGTTCCAATCCACGGTAATCCTGCATTTTCGCCTCTATTAATCATCAATCCTCTTTCAGCCGACGGACTGCGATCGCTGTTCTTGACGCACCCGCCCACGGAGGATCGGATTCGCCGTTTGCAAGAACTAGCTCAGCAATTGCAGCAGCAGCCTCAAACGGCAGCAGCTTAA